Genomic DNA from Pseudomonas fluorescens:
CGCATTGGAAACCAAGGACGCCGCCGACTTCCTGGCCAAGGCTGACAAGGCCTATATGGACAAGGAAGACGAAGCCAAGGTCGACCAGTTGGCCTATCTGACCAACCAGCGCGTCGAAGTGGCCAAGCAGACCATCGCCCTGCGCAACGCCGAAGCCGAGCTGAAAAACGCCGGTGACGAACGTGCGCGTGCCTTGCTCGATGCGCGTAACGCGCAGATCAAGCAACTGCAGGACAGCCTCAACGCCAAGCAGACCGAACGCGGTACGCTGGTGACCTTCGGCGACGTACTATTCGCCACCAACAAGTCCGACCTGCGCGCCAGCGGCATGACGAATGTGAACAAACTGGCGCAGTTCCTCCAGGAAAACCCGGACCGCAAGGTGATCATCGAAGGCTACACCGACAGCACCGGTTCGGATTCCTACAACCAGTCACTGTCCGAACGCCGCGCCAACTCGGTGCGTATGGCTCTGGTGAATATGGGCGTGAACATGGACCGTATCGTGACCCAAGGCTATGGCAAGGAATTCCCCGTGGCTGACAACACCAGCGTCTCGGGCCGTGCCATGAACCGTCGCGTGGAAGTGACCATCTCCAAC
This window encodes:
- a CDS encoding OmpA family protein, giving the protein MHKHLMMPALLAACVALAACSHDPNANLEQARTNYNGLQADPAATKVAALETKDAADFLAKADKAYMDKEDEAKVDQLAYLTNQRVEVAKQTIALRNAEAELKNAGDERARALLDARNAQIKQLQDSLNAKQTERGTLVTFGDVLFATNKSDLRASGMTNVNKLAQFLQENPDRKVIIEGYTDSTGSDSYNQSLSERRANSVRMALVNMGVNMDRIVTQGYGKEFPVADNTSVSGRAMNRRVEVTISNDNQPVAPRSTMSAN